The Achromobacter pestifer genome includes a region encoding these proteins:
- a CDS encoding histone deacetylase family protein, translating to MKAFFSEEQLQHAPQQFMRLGRISAPTDLSARAESLQSALAARGIGVEAPADYGRKPLQGIHSADYLDYLETAYARWQAMRSPTVDPGPEVLPNLSPYYNGRVELAGRGPCPSPSIVAQTGYYLSDLSCPIGPQTWRSALRSTHSAVAAADHVANTGGMAYALCRPSGHHAHRDRAGGFCYLNSSAAAASRLLQTWSKVAVLDVDAHHGDGTQNIFYQRADVMTLSLHADPAGYYPFYTGYAHERGHGAGEGCNLNLPLPHGSGNDTFLRALDTALAALAGYAPQALVLALGFDTYKDDPISVLKLDIDAYRDIGARVASLGLPTVIVQEGGYMVEAIGPALDAFLQGAGRAAA from the coding sequence ATGAAGGCGTTTTTCTCGGAAGAGCAGCTGCAGCATGCGCCGCAGCAATTCATGCGGCTGGGACGCATCAGCGCCCCGACCGACCTGTCGGCGCGTGCGGAAAGCCTGCAAAGCGCATTGGCCGCGCGCGGCATCGGCGTGGAGGCACCGGCGGACTACGGCCGCAAGCCGCTGCAAGGCATCCACAGCGCCGACTATCTGGACTACCTGGAAACGGCGTACGCGCGTTGGCAGGCCATGCGATCGCCCACCGTGGATCCAGGCCCGGAAGTGCTGCCCAATCTTTCGCCCTACTACAACGGCCGGGTTGAACTCGCCGGCCGCGGCCCCTGCCCGTCGCCGTCCATCGTGGCCCAGACCGGCTACTACCTGAGCGACCTGTCCTGTCCCATCGGCCCCCAGACCTGGCGTTCGGCGCTGCGCTCCACCCATAGCGCGGTGGCCGCCGCCGACCACGTCGCCAACACCGGGGGCATGGCCTATGCCTTGTGCCGGCCGTCGGGCCATCATGCCCACCGCGACCGCGCGGGCGGCTTCTGCTACCTGAACAGCAGCGCGGCCGCTGCCAGCCGGCTGCTGCAGACCTGGTCCAAGGTGGCGGTGCTGGACGTGGACGCCCACCATGGCGACGGCACGCAGAACATCTTCTACCAGCGCGCCGACGTCATGACGCTGTCCCTGCACGCCGACCCCGCCGGCTACTACCCCTTCTATACCGGCTATGCGCATGAGCGCGGGCATGGCGCGGGCGAAGGCTGCAACCTGAACCTGCCGCTGCCGCATGGCTCGGGCAACGACACCTTCCTGCGGGCGCTGGACACGGCGCTCGCCGCGTTGGCGGGCTACGCGCCGCAGGCGCTGGTGCTGGCCCTGGGCTTCGACACCTACAAGGACGATCCCATCAGCGTGCTCAAACTGGATATCGATGCCTACCGCGACATCGGCGCGCGCGTCGCCAGCCTGGGACTGCCCACCGTGATCGTGCAGGAAGGCGGCTACATGGTCGAGGCCATCGGCCCCGCGCTGGACGCGTTCCTGCAGGGCGCGGGCCGGGCGGCAGCCTGA
- a CDS encoding DMT family transporter: MSSVPIALPSPAAARQTGILLFFAALVAFATFDAGSKHMLARYPAPFLNIMRYSAVAVLAVALLWRHRGGPRLRDASEKPLLILRGLLLATVGTCFMTALIWMPLSEATAIYFTSPLIMVALSPWLLGERVRPAQWTAVAAGFAGMLLIVRPGSDLPWLGTLLMAVSAVSYAVFQVLTRKLSGKVPGPVQYAYTAFICLIVTGLPAPFFLPEPWPDLADMLFIVGLGACSGLAQIFLISAFQRVAAATLAPLNYFQLLLAVLFSTFWFQRPPDALALAGMALIIASGVFLALRRA; this comes from the coding sequence ATGAGCTCCGTTCCCATCGCATTGCCCTCGCCGGCGGCCGCGCGCCAGACCGGCATCCTGCTGTTCTTCGCCGCGCTGGTGGCCTTCGCCACCTTCGACGCGGGGTCCAAGCACATGCTGGCGCGCTACCCCGCGCCCTTCCTGAACATCATGCGCTACTCGGCGGTGGCCGTGCTGGCGGTGGCGCTGCTATGGCGGCACCGCGGCGGGCCGCGGCTGCGCGATGCCTCTGAGAAGCCGCTGCTGATCCTGCGCGGCCTGCTGCTGGCCACCGTGGGCACCTGTTTCATGACGGCGCTGATCTGGATGCCGCTGTCGGAAGCCACGGCCATCTACTTCACCTCGCCCCTGATCATGGTGGCGTTGTCGCCCTGGCTGCTAGGGGAACGGGTGCGGCCCGCCCAGTGGACGGCGGTGGCGGCGGGCTTCGCGGGCATGCTGCTGATCGTGCGGCCGGGCTCGGACCTGCCCTGGCTGGGTACGCTGCTGATGGCGGTGTCCGCGGTCAGTTACGCGGTGTTCCAGGTGCTGACGCGCAAGCTTTCGGGCAAGGTGCCCGGGCCGGTCCAGTATGCCTACACCGCCTTCATCTGCCTCATCGTCACCGGACTGCCGGCGCCGTTCTTCCTGCCGGAACCGTGGCCGGATCTTGCGGACATGCTCTTCATCGTCGGCCTGGGCGCCTGCAGCGGACTGGCGCAGATCTTCCTGATATCCGCCTTTCAGCGCGTGGCCGCGGCGACACTGGCCCCGCTGAACTACTTCCAGCTGCTGCTGGCGGTGCTGTTCAGCACCTTCTGGTTCCAGCGTCCGCCGGACGCGCTGGCCTTGGCCGGCATGGCGCTGATCATCGCCTCGGGCGTGTTCCTGGCGCTGCGCCGGGCCTGA
- a CDS encoding LacI family DNA-binding transcriptional regulator encodes MSIRKPRSSRAGRVTMQDVARRVGVSAITVSRALRTPDKVAEELRLRIARVCQELGYVPNHAASALASARSQTIVTLIPSLSNVVFVDIIAGIKEELDRHGYHMLIGVTGYAPDEEEALLRKYLQHAPDGLILTGIDHNQGVWDLLDTQRIPTVHTIETLDGGEHMSVGFSQFDSGYAAGRHLVERGYRRIGIVGAQLDPRSLRRCEGCRQALRDAGLYDPALEIMTPEKSSIALGASLLEALRARHPDCDALFFCNDDLAQGAVFQCGRLGVPVPERMAIIGFHDVAGTAWTTPPLSTIATPRYQIGVSAAGLLMRHLAGEPVAERHVDLGFKLVQRETS; translated from the coding sequence ATGTCCATCCGTAAACCCCGCAGTTCACGCGCCGGCCGCGTCACCATGCAGGATGTGGCGCGCCGCGTGGGCGTGAGCGCGATCACGGTATCGCGCGCGCTGCGCACGCCGGACAAGGTGGCGGAAGAATTGCGACTGCGCATCGCGCGGGTGTGCCAGGAACTGGGCTATGTGCCCAACCATGCGGCCAGCGCGCTGGCGTCGGCGCGTTCGCAGACCATCGTGACGCTGATTCCGTCCCTGAGCAACGTGGTGTTCGTCGACATCATCGCGGGGATCAAGGAAGAGCTGGACCGCCATGGCTACCACATGCTGATCGGCGTGACCGGCTATGCGCCAGACGAAGAGGAAGCCCTGCTGCGCAAGTACCTGCAGCACGCGCCCGACGGCCTGATCCTGACCGGCATCGACCACAACCAGGGCGTATGGGACCTGTTGGACACGCAGCGCATTCCCACCGTGCACACGATCGAGACGCTGGACGGCGGCGAGCACATGAGCGTGGGCTTCTCGCAGTTCGATTCCGGCTATGCCGCCGGCCGCCATCTGGTGGAGCGGGGCTATCGCCGTATCGGCATCGTCGGCGCGCAGCTGGATCCGCGCTCGCTGCGCCGCTGCGAAGGCTGCCGCCAAGCGCTGCGGGATGCGGGCCTGTACGACCCGGCCCTGGAAATCATGACGCCGGAGAAATCATCCATCGCCCTGGGGGCCTCCCTGCTGGAAGCACTGCGCGCGCGCCATCCCGACTGCGACGCGCTTTTTTTCTGCAACGACGACCTGGCCCAGGGCGCGGTGTTCCAGTGCGGACGGCTGGGCGTGCCGGTGCCCGAACGCATGGCCATCATCGGTTTCCACGACGTGGCGGGCACGGCCTGGACCACGCCGCCGTTGTCGACCATCGCCACGCCGCGCTACCAGATCGGCGTATCGGCCGCGGGCTTGCTGATGCGGCATCTGGCGGGCGAGCCCGTCGCCGAACGCCATGTGGACCTGGGCTTCAAACTGGTGCAGCGCGAAACCAGCTGA
- a CDS encoding TRAP transporter small permease: MQASPPGRPGGTPLVRAANWCFALQTWLMVACLAVMVVLLFGNVALRYLFNSGINVSDEISRLAFVWMIFLGSVIALRSHQHIGVTMLVERFGPAARRASHVFCQLLVLWVLWLMAEGSWTQTLIGLDTVLPVTGMSLAVFNAAALYAAAAMAILTLIDLVRVLAGGPLPAESNPEDPLV; encoded by the coding sequence ATGCAAGCTTCCCCACCGGGGCGGCCCGGCGGTACGCCGCTGGTCCGCGCCGCCAATTGGTGCTTCGCGCTGCAGACCTGGCTGATGGTGGCCTGTCTGGCCGTCATGGTGGTGCTGCTGTTCGGCAACGTCGCGCTGCGCTACCTGTTCAATTCCGGCATCAACGTCTCCGACGAGATCTCCCGGCTGGCGTTCGTCTGGATGATCTTCCTGGGTTCGGTGATTGCGCTGCGCTCGCATCAGCACATCGGCGTCACCATGCTGGTCGAACGCTTCGGCCCCGCCGCCCGCCGCGCCTCGCATGTGTTCTGCCAGTTACTGGTCCTGTGGGTGCTGTGGCTGATGGCCGAAGGCAGCTGGACGCAGACCCTCATCGGCCTGGACACGGTGCTGCCCGTGACCGGCATGTCGCTGGCCGTGTTCAATGCCGCGGCGCTGTATGCCGCGGCCGCCATGGCCATCCTGACCTTGATCGATCTGGTGCGCGTCCTTGCGGGCGGGCCCTTGCCGGCGGAATCCAACCCTGAAGACCCGCTGGTCTGA
- a CDS encoding TRAP transporter large permease has product MILTVFLLVLLGLIALGMPIAFALLLSAIAMMFQLDFFDTQILAQNMLSGANSFTLMAVPLFMLAGELMNAGGISRRIVNLASTFVGHIQGGLGYVAIFASVLLAALSGSAVADAAALGSLLIPMLREKGYDAGQASGLIAAGGIIAPIIPPSISFIIFGVATNVSITKLFFAGIAPGLMMGLTLVAVWTWVARKHGSIKPAPREPWSKRWKALRESLWALMLPVIIIGGLRGGIFTPTEAAVVAAVYALLVSLFVYREISVRDLAPLFINAASTTAIVMFLVAAAMVSSYMITLADMPQDLIALLEPVLDQPKLLMFALLILLTLVGTVMDLTPTILILAPVLMPVVTKAGIDPVYFGVMFVMVGCVGLLTPPVGTVLNVVCGVARINMETICRGVWRYVVAYTLLLVLLVIFPELITVPARWMH; this is encoded by the coding sequence ATGATCCTGACCGTCTTCCTGCTCGTGTTGCTGGGGCTGATCGCCCTGGGCATGCCTATCGCTTTCGCGCTGCTGCTCAGTGCGATCGCCATGATGTTCCAGCTGGACTTTTTCGATACCCAGATCCTGGCGCAGAACATGCTGTCGGGCGCCAACAGCTTTACCCTCATGGCGGTGCCCCTGTTCATGCTGGCCGGCGAACTGATGAACGCCGGCGGCATTTCGCGCCGCATCGTCAACCTGGCCAGCACCTTCGTGGGCCACATCCAGGGAGGCCTGGGTTACGTAGCCATCTTCGCCAGCGTGCTGCTGGCCGCGCTGTCCGGCTCGGCCGTGGCCGACGCGGCGGCGCTGGGCTCCCTGCTCATCCCCATGCTGCGCGAGAAGGGCTACGACGCGGGCCAGGCCTCCGGGTTGATCGCGGCCGGCGGCATCATCGCGCCCATCATCCCGCCGTCCATCTCGTTCATCATCTTCGGCGTCGCCACCAATGTGTCGATCACCAAGCTGTTCTTCGCCGGCATCGCGCCGGGCCTGATGATGGGCCTCACGCTGGTCGCGGTCTGGACCTGGGTGGCGCGCAAGCACGGCAGCATCAAGCCCGCGCCGCGCGAGCCCTGGAGCAAGCGCTGGAAGGCGCTGCGCGAATCCTTGTGGGCCCTGATGCTGCCCGTCATCATCATCGGCGGCTTGCGCGGCGGCATCTTCACGCCGACCGAGGCCGCCGTCGTCGCCGCGGTCTACGCCTTGCTGGTCAGCCTGTTCGTTTACCGCGAGATCAGCGTGCGCGACCTGGCGCCGCTCTTCATCAACGCCGCCAGCACCACCGCCATCGTCATGTTCCTGGTGGCCGCGGCCATGGTCTCGTCCTACATGATCACCCTGGCCGACATGCCACAGGACCTGATCGCGCTGCTGGAACCGGTCCTGGACCAGCCCAAGCTGCTGATGTTCGCCCTGCTGATCCTGCTGACGCTGGTGGGCACCGTGATGGACCTGACGCCCACCATCCTGATCCTGGCGCCGGTGCTGATGCCGGTGGTGACCAAGGCCGGGATCGACCCCGTCTACTTCGGCGTGATGTTCGTCATGGTGGGCTGCGTGGGCCTGCTGACGCCGCCGGTGGGCACCGTGCTCAACGTGGTCTGCGGCGTCGCCCGCATCAATATGGAAACCATCTGCAGGGGCGTGTGGCGCTACGTCGTCGCCTACACGCTGCTGCTGGTCCTGCTGGTGATCTTCCCCGAGTTGATCACCGTACCCGCACGCTGGATGCATTAG
- a CDS encoding TRAP transporter substrate-binding protein — MITRFKTRILVLATALSCAVAGVASAADVKPRLIRFGYGLNEESVQGRAARHLAQELEKVSGGKLKMKTFGSANLGSDEQMQSALVGGVQEMMVGSTAPLAGMVKEFGVFDLPFLFNSEKEADAVLDGPLGQDMLKKLEAKGIVGLVYWENGFRNMTNSKRPIARAEDLQGIKLRVMQNQIALGVFNTLGANAVPMPFSELFTALETRTVDGQENPITTIQSSKFYEVQPYLTITRHVYTPWVVLASKKWWDTLSPEEQKLIRQAAASSRDFERQDSRADSQKAMTTLEKAGMKINTVSPEEVARMRQKVQPVVDKYTQELGPELVKQLNDEIQKARN, encoded by the coding sequence ATGATCACCCGTTTCAAGACCCGCATTCTTGTCCTGGCGACGGCGCTGTCCTGCGCCGTCGCCGGCGTCGCGTCCGCCGCCGACGTCAAACCGCGCCTGATCCGTTTCGGCTACGGCCTGAACGAGGAAAGCGTCCAGGGACGCGCCGCGCGCCACCTGGCGCAGGAGCTGGAGAAAGTCAGCGGCGGCAAGCTCAAGATGAAGACCTTCGGCTCGGCCAACCTGGGCTCGGACGAACAGATGCAGAGCGCCCTGGTTGGCGGCGTGCAGGAAATGATGGTGGGCTCCACCGCGCCCCTGGCCGGCATGGTCAAGGAATTCGGCGTGTTCGACCTGCCCTTCCTCTTCAACAGCGAAAAGGAAGCGGACGCCGTGCTGGACGGCCCGCTGGGCCAGGACATGCTGAAGAAGCTGGAGGCCAAGGGCATCGTCGGCCTGGTCTACTGGGAAAACGGCTTTCGCAACATGACCAATTCCAAACGCCCCATCGCGCGCGCGGAAGACCTGCAGGGCATCAAGCTGCGCGTGATGCAGAACCAGATCGCGCTGGGCGTCTTCAACACGCTGGGCGCGAATGCCGTGCCCATGCCGTTCTCCGAACTGTTCACCGCCCTGGAAACACGCACCGTGGACGGCCAGGAAAATCCCATCACCACCATCCAGAGCAGCAAGTTCTACGAGGTGCAGCCCTACCTGACCATCACCCGCCACGTCTACACGCCCTGGGTGGTGCTGGCCTCCAAAAAGTGGTGGGACACCCTGTCGCCGGAAGAGCAGAAGCTGATCCGCCAGGCGGCCGCATCCTCGCGCGACTTTGAACGCCAGGACAGCCGCGCCGATTCGCAGAAGGCCATGACCACGCTGGAGAAAGCCGGCATGAAGATCAACACGGTCTCGCCCGAAGAGGTCGCGCGCA